In the Chryseobacterium scophthalmum genome, one interval contains:
- a CDS encoding DUF6702 family protein → MKKVFVFLVPLLLLFSFTKVKHPYHVGSVEINYNSKSKTFEITGRFFLDDLENGLSKKYGKPFHFNDLKYKAQINEALKIYSSEYFKLKTDNEFLKINYVGYEEDSESVNIYLESEKVENPKKVEAAVSFLYNLFDDQINLVHIIINGNRKSEKLTYPNRYLFQQF, encoded by the coding sequence ATGAAAAAAGTTTTTGTTTTTTTAGTGCCCCTTTTATTGTTGTTTTCTTTCACCAAAGTAAAACACCCTTATCACGTTGGTTCGGTAGAAATCAATTACAATTCAAAATCAAAAACTTTTGAAATTACCGGAAGGTTTTTCTTAGACGATTTAGAAAATGGTCTAAGCAAGAAATACGGAAAGCCTTTTCATTTTAATGATTTAAAATATAAAGCTCAAATCAATGAAGCTTTAAAAATCTACAGTTCAGAATATTTTAAACTGAAAACAGATAATGAGTTTTTAAAAATAAATTACGTCGGCTATGAAGAAGACAGCGAATCGGTAAATATTTACTTGGAATCTGAAAAAGTGGAGAATCCAAAAAAAGTAGAAGCTGCTGTGAGTTTTCTTTACAATTTATTTGATGATCAGATCAATCTCGTTCATATCATCATCAATGGAAACCGTAAAAGTGAAAAGCTGACATATCCGAATCGATATTTATTTCAACAATTTTAA